From the Lysobacterales bacterium genome, one window contains:
- a CDS encoding LON peptidase substrate-binding domain-containing protein: MSHDTLPLFPLNSVLLPGAWLDLRIFETRYLDLVRDCSRKGCGFGVVLIQEGQDTDAGSTIHAVGCEARIIDFNTLPDGLLGIRVEGARRFRVLDSQVEGNGLRVAEVAWSEPAPAMPVPVEYAVLVTILERLAEHGHSQLAAAEKARFDDADWVSWRVIERLPLDTAEKQQALEQGDPLQRLQWIIEQLPRFQSD; encoded by the coding sequence ATGAGCCACGACACGTTGCCGTTGTTCCCGCTGAATTCGGTGCTGCTGCCGGGTGCCTGGCTGGACTTGCGCATCTTCGAAACGCGCTACCTCGATCTGGTCCGCGACTGCAGCCGTAAGGGCTGCGGATTCGGCGTCGTGCTGATCCAGGAAGGACAAGACACCGATGCCGGCAGCACGATTCACGCGGTCGGTTGCGAGGCACGCATCATCGACTTCAACACGCTGCCCGACGGCCTGCTCGGCATCCGCGTCGAAGGGGCCCGGCGATTTCGCGTCCTCGACAGTCAGGTCGAGGGAAACGGCCTGCGCGTCGCCGAGGTGGCATGGTCCGAGCCCGCACCCGCGATGCCGGTTCCGGTCGAATACGCCGTGCTGGTGACGATCCTCGAACGCCTCGCCGAACATGGCCATTCGCAACTCGCAGCCGCCGAGAAGGCGCGCTTCGACGATGCCGACTGGGTGAGCTGGCGCGTGATCGAGCGCCTGCCGCTCGACACTGCCGAAAAGCAGCAGGCGCTGGAACAGGGCGACCCGCTCCAGCGCCTGCAATGGATCATCGAACAGCTGCCGCGCTTCCAGTCGGACTGA
- a CDS encoding FAD-dependent monooxygenase, with protein sequence MHDIHDILVIGAGPAGLSLAGVLARQGLAVCIVDPGTRESLAQPLDDGREIALTPLSRQLLETGAMAAARLRRIRATARGTSLRRRFDRADARVDTAGRGRARLDGQQPRAASRRLRGGDGAGGDRLAARAQGRRGEERGHACSSHTRRWNALPSPARGRGRQPLLQQSPRRRHCRVIAISGAACWSVACASKTAARHRLGVAGVWPDLGPVAAAA encoded by the coding sequence ATGCACGATATCCACGACATTCTCGTCATCGGTGCCGGCCCGGCCGGCCTAAGCCTGGCCGGCGTGCTCGCGCGCCAGGGCTTGGCAGTCTGCATCGTGGACCCGGGCACGCGCGAATCGCTGGCGCAACCGCTGGACGATGGCCGCGAGATCGCCTTGACCCCACTGTCGCGGCAATTGCTCGAGACTGGGGCAATGGCCGCTGCTCGGCTCCGACGAATTCGCGCGACTGCGCGAGGCACAAGTCTTCGACGGCGATTCGACCGAGCCGATGCGCGTGTCGACACCGCAGGGCGCGGCCGCGCTCGGCTGGATGGCCAGCAACCACGCGCTGCGTCGCGTCGCTTACGCGGTGGCGACGGCGCAGGAGGGGATCGACTGGCGGCTCGGGCGCAAGGTCGTCGAGGTGAGGAACGAGGCCACGCATGCTCAAGTCACACTCGACGATGGAACGCTCTGCCGAGCCCGGCTCGTGGTCGCGGCCGACAGCCGCTTCTCCAGCAGTCGCCGCGCCGCCGGCATTGCCGCGTCATCGCGATTTCAGGCGCAGCATGCTGGTCTGTCGCATGCGCCTCGAAAACCGCAGCCCGGCATCGCCTGGGAGTGGCTGGCGTATGGCCAGACCTTGGCCCTGTTGCCGCTGCAGCATGA
- a CDS encoding DUF4215 domain-containing protein translates to MTRNLIASLLVFGVASSPVVLAGDSGVGDVFSPLFRTSMEASLCPDNIVQDAEQCDDNNAEANDGCAANCRFFNCGDGVLDGPYEECDDGNPDGGDGCNRRFCFVETGYQCIGEPSVCLSICGDGVIASNEQCDDDNLLNNDGCSDTCTIEAPYTCIGSPSVCQSPFEINCNDSLDNDGNGLIDCADARCALHCNASVGACAAGQTAVVYTSADVPKSIPDNQPVGVGSAIAVGGRGQVQRVVMRLNATHTFDSDLDIALLAPDATSVETSTDNGASGANYTNTIFNSACATAITSGSAPFTGCFRPESSYVAFNGKQAQGAWQLRIADDASGDIGTLNAWLLALCVSQ, encoded by the coding sequence TTGACTCGGAACCTGATCGCAAGCTTGCTCGTGTTCGGCGTCGCGTCGAGCCCTGTCGTTCTTGCCGGCGACAGCGGCGTCGGCGATGTGTTCTCGCCCTTGTTCAGAACCAGCATGGAGGCGTCGCTCTGTCCGGACAACATCGTCCAGGATGCGGAACAGTGCGACGACAACAACGCGGAAGCGAATGACGGTTGCGCCGCCAACTGCCGATTCTTCAATTGCGGCGACGGGGTGCTCGACGGTCCCTACGAAGAATGCGACGACGGCAACCCGGACGGCGGCGACGGCTGCAATCGCCGATTCTGCTTCGTCGAAACCGGCTACCAATGCATCGGGGAACCGTCGGTCTGCCTGTCGATCTGCGGCGACGGCGTGATTGCCAGCAACGAGCAGTGCGACGACGACAACCTGCTGAACAACGATGGCTGTTCGGACACGTGCACGATCGAGGCACCCTATACCTGCATCGGCAGCCCTTCTGTCTGCCAGTCGCCGTTCGAAATCAACTGCAACGACAGCCTCGATAACGATGGCAACGGACTCATCGACTGTGCCGACGCCCGTTGTGCCCTGCACTGCAATGCATCGGTGGGTGCATGCGCCGCGGGCCAGACCGCCGTGGTGTACACCTCCGCGGATGTCCCCAAGTCGATCCCGGACAACCAGCCCGTCGGCGTCGGCAGCGCAATCGCGGTCGGCGGGCGAGGACAGGTGCAGCGCGTGGTGATGCGGTTGAACGCAACCCACACGTTCGATTCGGACCTCGACATCGCCCTGCTCGCACCGGACGCCACCAGCGTCGAGACCTCCACCGACAATGGTGCCTCAGGCGCCAACTACACGAACACGATATTCAACTCGGCCTGTGCCACCGCGATCACCAGCGGATCGGCGCCATTTACGGGCTGCTTCCGCCCGGAGTCGTCCTATGTCGCGTTCAACGGGAAACAGGCCCAAGGCGCCTGGCAGCTGCGCATTGCTGACGACGCGAGCGGTGACATCGGGACCTTGAATGCGTGGTTGCTGGCCCTGTGCGTGTCGCAGTGA
- the mpl gene encoding UDP-N-acetylmuramate:L-alanyl-gamma-D-glutamyl-meso-diaminopimelate ligase produces the protein MTLHILGICGTFMGGIAALARELGETVAGSDQNVYPPMSTQLEQLGITLLQGYRAEHLQPAPDLTIVGNAISRGNAAMEYALDQRLRYISGPQWLGERVLASKRVLAVAGTHGKTTTTSLLAWLLDACGAHPGFLVGGVPENFGVSARFGAGDAFVVEADEYDTAFFDKRSKFVHYRPEIAVLNNLEFDHADIFDSLADIERQFHHLVRTVPGNGRLIVNGEDDALARVLAKGCWTPVERFAIDRDAEWRAELLAPDGSAFRVLHRGVAIGDAHWETLGRHNVMNALAAVAAAAAYGIEPARAVEALSGFRNPKRRMERVADRSGIRVYDDFAHHPTAIATTLAGLRAKVGEGRIVVAIEPRSNSMRMGAHADGLAPSLADADVVVFLARPELPWHADQVIAAVRGAAIAVTTVDALLDELQMRARPGDSVVFMSNGGFDNAPRRYAQRIGA, from the coding sequence ATGACCCTGCACATCCTCGGTATCTGTGGCACGTTCATGGGCGGCATCGCCGCACTGGCGCGCGAGCTTGGCGAGACCGTCGCCGGATCGGACCAGAACGTCTATCCGCCGATGAGCACCCAGCTCGAACAACTCGGTATCACCTTGCTGCAGGGTTATCGCGCCGAACACCTGCAGCCGGCACCGGACCTGACCATCGTCGGCAATGCGATCTCGCGCGGCAATGCCGCCATGGAATACGCGCTCGACCAGCGCCTGCGCTATATCTCCGGGCCGCAATGGCTGGGCGAACGGGTGCTCGCGTCGAAGCGTGTGCTCGCGGTGGCCGGCACCCACGGCAAGACCACGACCACCAGCCTGCTCGCATGGCTTCTGGACGCCTGCGGCGCGCATCCCGGCTTTCTGGTCGGTGGCGTGCCGGAAAACTTCGGCGTCTCGGCGCGATTCGGTGCCGGCGACGCCTTTGTCGTCGAAGCCGACGAGTACGACACCGCCTTTTTCGACAAGCGTTCGAAGTTCGTGCATTACCGGCCCGAGATCGCGGTGCTCAACAATCTCGAATTCGACCACGCCGACATCTTCGATTCGCTCGCCGACATCGAGCGCCAGTTCCATCATCTGGTCCGCACCGTGCCCGGCAATGGCCGCCTGATCGTGAACGGCGAAGACGATGCACTCGCGCGCGTGCTCGCGAAAGGCTGCTGGACACCCGTCGAACGCTTCGCGATCGACCGCGACGCCGAATGGCGCGCCGAACTGCTCGCGCCCGACGGCAGTGCATTCCGCGTCCTGCATCGCGGCGTCGCGATCGGCGACGCACATTGGGAAACCCTGGGCCGCCACAACGTGATGAACGCACTCGCGGCGGTCGCGGCCGCAGCGGCCTATGGCATCGAACCGGCACGTGCAGTCGAGGCCTTGTCCGGCTTCCGCAATCCGAAACGTCGGATGGAACGGGTGGCCGATCGCAGTGGCATCCGCGTCTATGACGACTTCGCGCATCACCCGACCGCGATCGCGACCACGCTCGCCGGATTGCGCGCCAAAGTCGGCGAGGGCCGCATCGTCGTCGCGATCGAGCCGCGCTCGAATTCGATGCGCATGGGCGCACATGCCGACGGACTGGCACCCTCGTTGGCCGATGCCGATGTCGTCGTCTTTCTCGCGCGCCCGGAATTGCCCTGGCATGCCGACCAGGTCATCGCTGCGGTCCGTGGCGCCGCGATCGCGGTCACGACCGTCGATGCACTGCTGGACGAATTGCAAATGCGCGCTCGCCCCGGCGACAGCGTGGTGTTCATGTCCAACGGCGGCTTCGACAATGCGCCGCGCCGGTACGCGCAAAGGATCGGCGCATGA
- a CDS encoding outer membrane beta-barrel protein, with translation MNTAIRNTALALALLLPLSASAEGFRASLSAFNLNPKSDNGALANGALDVSVNSETNFTLAGEYAFTDNWSVEVQYGFGFDHEVSLNGAKSLEITHKPLTVAGKYTFGGDKLRPYLGLGLNRTSFGDEREFGPIAGTNTSLDDSTGLAALAGVEFALNERFALRGEARFIDMDTDVAVNGDDVGTANVDPLLIGVSAVLKF, from the coding sequence ATGAACACCGCAATCCGCAATACCGCATTGGCCTTGGCCCTGCTGCTGCCGCTGTCGGCATCGGCAGAAGGCTTCCGTGCATCGCTGAGCGCCTTCAACCTGAACCCGAAATCCGACAACGGCGCGCTCGCCAACGGCGCGCTCGACGTGTCGGTCAACAGCGAAACCAACTTCACCCTGGCCGGCGAATACGCCTTCACCGACAACTGGAGCGTCGAAGTGCAATACGGCTTCGGCTTCGACCACGAAGTCAGCCTCAACGGCGCCAAGTCGCTCGAGATCACACACAAGCCGCTGACCGTGGCCGGCAAATACACGTTCGGCGGCGACAAGCTGCGTCCGTATCTCGGCCTCGGCCTCAACCGCACCAGCTTCGGAGATGAGCGCGAGTTCGGACCGATCGCCGGTACCAATACTTCGCTGGACGATTCGACCGGACTGGCTGCCCTGGCCGGTGTGGAGTTCGCACTGAACGAGCGTTTCGCGTTGCGCGGCGAAGCCCGCTTCATCGACATGGACACGGATGTGGCTGTCAACGGCGATGATGTCGGTACGGCGAACGTGGATCCGCTTCTGATCGGCGTGTCGGCTGTCCTGAAGTTCTGA